From the Gordonia bronchialis DSM 43247 genome, one window contains:
- a CDS encoding ATP-dependent DNA ligase yields MDLPVMPPISPMLAKAVTDIPAQPDDADPVWSYEPKWDGFRALIFRDGDEVSIGSRGGKDLARYFPEIVAAAKEELPEKVVLDGEIGVPAEIGGTHRLDWDTLAQRIHPAASRVNMLAETTPAIFIGFDALALESADVMAEPFEVRRDTLLRAVGPGGRDRRFHVSRVTADPTLAQDWFSAFEGAGLDGVVGKRLAGTYVEGKREMVKVKHKRTADCVIIGYRVHKSGTGVGSMLLGLHTDDGDLHMVGGSSAFSDKKRIELQEQFEPMRLDPDKPAAGEPTRWRSEKSGEWIPIRPELVAEFAYDQMENHRFRHTVKFLRWRPDRDPESCGYDQLEVPLTYDLHDVLEGA; encoded by the coding sequence GTGGATCTTCCGGTCATGCCACCGATTTCGCCGATGCTCGCCAAGGCGGTCACCGACATACCTGCCCAACCCGACGACGCCGACCCGGTGTGGTCATACGAGCCCAAGTGGGATGGCTTCCGCGCGTTGATCTTCCGCGACGGCGATGAAGTGTCCATCGGTTCGCGTGGCGGCAAGGACCTGGCTCGCTACTTTCCGGAGATCGTCGCTGCGGCCAAGGAGGAACTGCCCGAGAAGGTGGTGCTCGACGGCGAGATCGGTGTGCCCGCCGAGATCGGCGGGACCCATCGCCTCGACTGGGACACCCTGGCCCAGCGAATTCATCCAGCAGCCTCGCGGGTCAACATGCTCGCCGAGACGACCCCGGCCATTTTCATCGGATTCGACGCGCTGGCGCTGGAATCGGCGGACGTGATGGCCGAACCGTTCGAGGTGCGGCGCGACACGCTGCTGCGGGCCGTCGGGCCCGGTGGGCGCGACCGTCGCTTCCACGTGAGCCGGGTGACAGCCGATCCGACTCTCGCGCAGGACTGGTTCTCCGCCTTCGAGGGCGCGGGCCTCGACGGTGTCGTCGGCAAACGGCTGGCGGGCACGTATGTCGAAGGCAAACGAGAGATGGTGAAGGTCAAGCACAAGCGGACCGCCGACTGCGTCATCATCGGCTACCGGGTGCACAAGAGCGGGACCGGCGTCGGGTCGATGCTGCTCGGGCTGCACACCGACGACGGTGACCTGCACATGGTCGGCGGATCGAGCGCGTTCTCCGACAAGAAGCGGATCGAATTGCAGGAACAGTTCGAGCCGATGCGTCTGGACCCGGACAAGCCGGCGGCCGGCGAGCCGACGCGGTGGCGGTCGGAGAAGTCGGGGGAATGGATACCGATCCGGCCCGAGCTTGTCGCCGAATTCGCCTACGACCAGATGGAGAATCACCGGTTCCGGCACACCGTCAAGTTCCTGCGGTGGCGCCCGGATCGCGACCCGGAGAGCTGTGGATACGATCAGCTCGAGGTCCCACTGACCTATGACCTGCACGACGTGTTGGAAGGGGCCTGA
- a CDS encoding MerR family transcriptional regulator, translating to MICVSNGKQTGDLTVGAVAGLVGVSVRTLHHYDQIGLVVPSGRTPAGYRVYDDADVERLHQVLTYRELGFPLEQIATLLDDPDPHRHLETQRDLLRERIDRLHRMVAAVEDMMTAKKTGIQLTAAEQADIFGDDWTGDEYATEAEQRWGDTDAWKQSRQRTAQYTKADWQRIKDETDAFEARIADAMRRGVDPGSAEADELAEAHRASIEQFYDCSHEMQVCLADMYVADPRFTAHYDGIASGLAVYLREVIRANAAKH from the coding sequence GTGATCTGTGTGAGCAACGGAAAGCAGACGGGTGACCTCACGGTCGGCGCCGTAGCCGGTCTCGTCGGCGTCAGCGTGCGTACCCTGCACCACTACGACCAGATCGGTCTGGTGGTGCCGTCGGGTCGTACGCCCGCCGGGTACCGCGTCTACGACGACGCCGACGTCGAACGTCTCCACCAGGTCCTGACGTACCGGGAACTGGGCTTTCCGCTCGAGCAGATCGCGACCCTGCTCGACGATCCCGACCCGCATCGGCACCTGGAGACTCAGCGTGACCTGCTGCGCGAACGAATCGACCGCTTACATCGGATGGTCGCCGCAGTGGAGGACATGATGACCGCCAAGAAGACCGGAATCCAGCTGACCGCCGCCGAGCAGGCCGATATCTTCGGCGACGACTGGACCGGCGACGAGTACGCCACCGAGGCCGAGCAGCGCTGGGGTGACACCGATGCGTGGAAGCAGAGCCGACAGCGCACGGCGCAGTACACCAAGGCCGACTGGCAGCGCATCAAGGACGAGACCGACGCCTTCGAGGCGCGGATCGCCGACGCGATGCGACGCGGCGTCGACCCGGGTAGCGCCGAGGCCGACGAGCTAGCCGAGGCGCACCGGGCATCGATCGAGCAGTTCTACGACTGCAGCCACGAGATGCAGGTATGCCTGGCCGACATGTACGTCGCCGATCCGCGGTTCACCGCGCACTACGACGGGATCGCCAGCGGCCTCGCGGTCTACCTGCGCGAGGTGATCCGGGCCAACGCGGCCAAGCACTGA
- a CDS encoding hemolysin family protein yields MSNPWVVALVTVVLIAASAFFVAVEFALIAARRHRIEDAAATSRSARAALRSASELSVLLAGSQLGITVCTLALGAVTKPAVHHWLTPATSGWGAPMWVADVAGFVLALIIVTFLHLVVGEMAPKSWAIAHPERSAVLLALPMRAFMWLTRPVIVVLNRLANWCLVKVGVQPVDQVATGQDSDALRHLVEHSATVGTLDERYHAHLTSALELESLTVADVVRPSGELGAVGRDASGDDIRSAARSSGHLRLLVRGAGGDVDGVVHVRDSLGSEQTAADLMRPVLTLDIDEPVYAALARMRETRTHLALVTDGGRPVGLITLNDVLQRLMATAA; encoded by the coding sequence GTGAGTAACCCGTGGGTCGTCGCGCTGGTGACCGTGGTGCTCATCGCGGCGAGTGCGTTCTTTGTGGCTGTCGAGTTCGCGCTGATCGCCGCTCGTCGCCACCGCATCGAGGATGCCGCGGCCACCAGCCGCAGCGCCCGTGCCGCGTTGCGCAGCGCATCCGAACTGTCGGTGTTGCTAGCCGGGTCGCAGCTGGGTATCACCGTCTGCACCCTGGCCCTGGGCGCGGTCACCAAACCTGCTGTGCACCACTGGCTCACGCCGGCGACCTCCGGGTGGGGTGCGCCGATGTGGGTCGCCGACGTCGCCGGCTTTGTGCTGGCGCTGATCATCGTCACCTTCCTCCATCTGGTGGTCGGTGAGATGGCGCCGAAATCGTGGGCCATCGCCCACCCGGAACGGTCCGCGGTGCTGCTGGCGCTCCCGATGCGGGCGTTCATGTGGCTCACCCGGCCGGTCATCGTGGTGCTGAACCGGCTCGCCAACTGGTGTCTGGTGAAGGTCGGCGTCCAGCCGGTCGATCAGGTGGCCACCGGTCAGGACAGCGACGCGTTGCGTCACCTCGTCGAGCATTCGGCGACGGTCGGAACCCTCGATGAGCGCTATCACGCGCACCTCACCAGCGCACTGGAACTCGAGTCGCTGACGGTGGCCGACGTGGTGCGTCCCAGTGGCGAGCTGGGCGCCGTGGGTCGGGATGCATCCGGTGACGACATCCGTTCTGCGGCACGTTCATCCGGCCATCTTCGACTGTTGGTCCGGGGGGCCGGCGGCGACGTCGACGGCGTCGTGCACGTGCGCGACAGCCTGGGTTCGGAGCAGACCGCCGCAGATCTCATGCGTCCGGTCCTGACACTGGACATCGACGAACCGGTGTATGCGGCGCTGGCCCGCATGCGTGAAACCCGAACTCACCTGGCACTGGTGACCGATGGTGGTCGCCCGGTGGGGCTGATCACGCTCAACGACGTCCTGCAGAGACTGATGGCGACGGCGGCGTGA
- the tgt gene encoding tRNA guanosine(34) transglycosylase Tgt, translated as MSSLQTPDQSFAVGTRLPGAKGRTGVITTPHGQIHTPAFVPVGTKATVKTVLPESVAALGAQAVLANAYHLYLQPGPEIIDEAGGLGAFMNWPGPTYTDSGGFQVMSLGAGFKKVISMDPNHTPDDELTANGKERLSRVDDDGVTFKSHLDGSAHRLTPEVSMQIQHQLGADIIFAFDELTTLMNTREYQENSLERTRLWAIRCLAEHNRLTAQRSHRPPQSLWGVIQGAQYEDLRRKASRDLVEMSRRDVEQGGRGFGGYGIGGALTKDDLGTIVGWVNDELPEDAPKHLLGISEPDDIFTAIENGADTFDCVSPTRVARNGAIYSLDGRYNITNARYRKDFRPLDPEIENYTSQYSRAYLHHLFKAKEGLAATLATLHNVSFVVTLVDRARQAIEDGNYAEYRDEFLGRYYAGAS; from the coding sequence GTGAGCAGCTTGCAGACCCCGGATCAAAGCTTCGCCGTGGGCACCCGGTTGCCCGGTGCCAAGGGCCGTACCGGGGTGATCACCACCCCGCACGGCCAGATCCACACCCCCGCCTTTGTGCCGGTCGGCACCAAGGCCACGGTCAAGACGGTGCTGCCGGAGTCGGTGGCCGCGCTCGGCGCGCAGGCGGTGCTGGCCAACGCCTATCACCTCTATCTGCAGCCCGGCCCGGAGATCATCGACGAGGCGGGCGGGCTCGGCGCGTTCATGAACTGGCCGGGCCCCACCTACACCGACAGCGGCGGCTTCCAGGTGATGTCGCTGGGCGCGGGGTTCAAGAAGGTCATCTCGATGGACCCCAACCACACCCCCGACGACGAGCTGACCGCCAACGGCAAAGAGCGGCTCTCCCGCGTCGACGACGACGGGGTGACGTTCAAATCGCACCTCGACGGGTCTGCGCACCGGCTCACCCCCGAGGTGTCGATGCAGATCCAGCATCAACTCGGCGCCGACATCATCTTCGCCTTCGATGAGCTGACCACGCTGATGAACACCCGCGAGTACCAGGAGAATTCGCTGGAGCGCACCCGACTGTGGGCGATTCGCTGTCTGGCCGAACACAATCGGCTCACCGCGCAGCGTTCGCATCGTCCACCGCAGTCGCTGTGGGGTGTCATCCAGGGCGCGCAATATGAAGATCTGCGGCGCAAGGCATCTCGTGATCTCGTGGAGATGAGCCGACGGGACGTCGAGCAGGGTGGGCGCGGTTTCGGCGGCTACGGCATCGGCGGGGCACTGACCAAGGACGACCTGGGGACCATCGTCGGCTGGGTCAACGACGAACTGCCCGAGGATGCGCCGAAACATCTGCTCGGCATCAGCGAGCCCGACGACATCTTCACCGCCATCGAGAACGGCGCTGACACCTTTGACTGTGTGTCGCCGACCCGCGTCGCACGAAACGGCGCCATCTACTCGCTGGACGGTCGGTACAACATCACCAATGCCCGCTACCGCAAGGACTTTCGTCCGCTCGACCCGGAGATCGAGAACTACACCTCCCAGTACAGCCGCGCCTACCTGCATCACCTGTTCAAGGCCAAGGAGGGTCTCGCCGCGACGTTGGCGACTCTGCACAACGTGTCCTTCGTGGTGACGCTGGTCGACCGGGCACGACAAGCCATCGAGGACGGCAACTACGCCGAGTACCGCGACGAGTTCCTCGGCCGGTATTACGCGGGTGCGTCGTAG
- a CDS encoding UDP-N-acetylmuramoyl-tripeptide--D-alanyl-D-alanine ligase has product MASEIAEVVGGQLVGDDVAVNGATIDSRSVSTGQLFVPIVAARDGHDFISAALDAGAPAYLTSAGAVDGAAGAAIIVDDTARALAALGAAARDRLPGRVVGVTGSVGKTSTKDLLAGLLATTFRTAASEKSFNNELGLPLTLVNAPDDTEAVVLEMGARGIGHIDLLCSIGKPTVGIITRVEGVHLELFGNIEAVARAKGELVEALPDDGIAVLNADHKHVAAMADRTSARVITFGLTPESDVHASAVVIDDELRASFRLHSPWGETDIRLAARGEHQVPNALAAVAAAGGLGVPLEKFAEGLLGAALSGLRMELVTSERGVTILNDAYNANPTSMSAALQSLAALAAGRRIAVLGTMAELGHDSAWQHEAIASQARELGIEVIAVGEPTYGADVRHVADVAAASAELSDLGAGDAVLVKGSRVAELERVAQALLN; this is encoded by the coding sequence CGGGGCGACCATCGATTCGCGCAGCGTGTCGACCGGGCAGCTGTTCGTGCCGATCGTCGCGGCCCGCGACGGACACGACTTCATTTCTGCTGCCCTCGACGCCGGGGCGCCGGCGTATCTGACGTCCGCGGGTGCCGTCGATGGCGCGGCGGGCGCGGCCATCATCGTCGACGACACCGCACGCGCCCTCGCGGCGCTGGGGGCCGCGGCCCGTGACCGGCTGCCCGGCCGGGTGGTCGGCGTGACGGGGTCGGTGGGCAAGACCTCCACCAAGGATCTGCTGGCCGGGTTGCTTGCCACGACGTTCCGGACCGCGGCCAGCGAGAAATCCTTCAACAACGAGCTTGGTTTGCCGTTGACGCTGGTCAACGCACCCGACGACACCGAGGCCGTGGTGCTGGAGATGGGTGCGCGCGGCATCGGCCACATCGACCTGCTGTGTTCCATCGGCAAACCGACCGTCGGGATCATCACCCGCGTCGAAGGTGTGCATCTGGAACTGTTCGGCAACATCGAGGCGGTTGCGCGGGCGAAGGGCGAACTCGTCGAGGCGCTGCCCGACGACGGCATCGCGGTCCTCAACGCCGACCACAAACATGTCGCGGCGATGGCCGACCGCACGTCGGCGCGGGTCATCACCTTCGGGCTCACCCCCGAATCAGACGTGCACGCCTCGGCGGTGGTGATCGACGATGAGCTGCGCGCCTCATTCCGGCTGCATTCGCCGTGGGGGGAGACCGACATCCGGCTCGCCGCGCGTGGGGAGCATCAGGTGCCCAACGCACTGGCTGCGGTCGCCGCGGCCGGTGGGCTCGGGGTGCCGCTGGAGAAGTTCGCCGAGGGTCTGCTCGGTGCCGCGTTGTCGGGGCTGCGGATGGAACTGGTCACCTCCGAGCGCGGTGTCACGATCCTCAACGACGCCTACAACGCGAACCCCACGTCGATGTCGGCCGCGTTGCAGTCGCTTGCGGCACTGGCGGCGGGTCGTCGGATCGCGGTACTCGGCACGATGGCCGAGCTCGGCCATGATTCGGCGTGGCAGCACGAGGCGATCGCGTCGCAGGCGCGGGAACTCGGGATCGAGGTGATCGCCGTCGGTGAGCCCACCTACGGCGCCGACGTCCGGCACGTCGCCGACGTCGCGGCGGCCTCCGCCGAGCTGAGCGACCTCGGAGCGGGCGACGCGGTGCTGGTCAAGGGCAGCCGTGTCGCCGAACTCGAGCGGGTCGCGCAGGCGTTGCTGAACTGA
- a CDS encoding hemolysin family protein, with amino-acid sequence MLTALGILAGIVVVLAITALTGYFVAQEFAYMAVDRSRLKARAEAGDAAAGRALTVTRRTSFMLSGAQLGITVTGLLVGYVAEPLIGSGFGDLLNGVGVPVAVGVAIGTVLAVLFSTVVQMVFGELFPKNLAIARPEPVARWLARSTTIYLAVFGWLIALFDKSSNLLLRVLRIEPVHDVEHSASVRDLEHIVAESRDAGELPPELSVLLDRVLDFPTRTAEHAMIPRPRVDHVEADAAAADVMTLMGTGHTRYPVLDPATDEVHGVIHLHDLLDWSAESAATPPTADPAATARDLCRPAVVVPSTLPLPEVLEQLAATDDEMAIVIDEYGGFAGVVTAEDIAEEVVGEIDDEHDPESTEPIARDGDGWRMRGDVHLDEASRTIGHELPEGDYETLAGLVIAEFVGLPKVGDTVTITLEPDPAELADGDDAPERELRATVLEVDKRVPSSVRIEEVRGE; translated from the coding sequence ATGCTGACCGCCCTCGGAATTCTCGCCGGCATCGTCGTCGTGCTGGCCATCACCGCCCTGACCGGCTATTTCGTCGCGCAGGAGTTCGCCTACATGGCGGTCGACCGGTCGCGGCTCAAGGCCCGTGCCGAGGCGGGCGACGCCGCCGCCGGGCGCGCTCTCACCGTGACCCGGCGCACCTCGTTCATGTTGTCCGGCGCACAGCTGGGCATCACGGTCACCGGCCTGCTTGTCGGTTACGTGGCAGAACCACTGATCGGTAGTGGCTTCGGTGATCTGCTGAACGGAGTGGGTGTGCCGGTCGCCGTGGGTGTCGCGATCGGCACCGTGCTGGCCGTCCTGTTCTCCACCGTCGTGCAGATGGTGTTCGGCGAACTGTTCCCCAAGAACCTCGCCATCGCCCGCCCCGAACCCGTGGCGCGCTGGCTGGCCCGCTCGACCACGATCTATCTGGCCGTGTTCGGTTGGCTCATCGCCCTTTTCGACAAGTCGTCGAATCTGTTGCTGCGGGTGCTGCGTATCGAACCGGTGCACGACGTCGAGCACTCGGCGTCGGTGCGCGACCTCGAACACATCGTCGCCGAATCCCGTGACGCGGGTGAACTGCCCCCGGAGTTGTCGGTGCTGCTCGACCGGGTTCTCGACTTTCCCACGCGCACAGCCGAACACGCTATGATCCCGCGACCGCGCGTCGACCATGTGGAGGCCGACGCCGCCGCGGCCGACGTGATGACGCTGATGGGGACCGGCCACACGCGGTATCCGGTGCTCGATCCGGCGACCGACGAGGTACACGGCGTCATCCACCTGCACGATCTGCTCGACTGGTCTGCCGAATCCGCGGCCACACCGCCGACGGCCGACCCGGCGGCGACCGCTCGTGACCTGTGTCGTCCGGCGGTGGTCGTGCCGTCGACGCTGCCGCTGCCCGAGGTGCTCGAGCAACTGGCGGCCACCGACGACGAGATGGCCATCGTCATCGACGAATACGGCGGTTTCGCCGGTGTGGTGACCGCCGAGGACATCGCCGAGGAGGTCGTCGGCGAGATCGACGACGAACATGATCCGGAGTCCACCGAACCCATCGCGCGCGACGGCGACGGATGGCGGATGCGCGGCGACGTGCACCTCGACGAGGCGTCGCGGACTATCGGACATGAACTGCCCGAAGGTGATTACGAAACCCTGGCCGGCCTGGTGATCGCCGAGTTCGTCGGCCTGCCGAAGGTGGGGGACACCGTCACGATCACTCTCGAACCCGACCCGGCGGAACTGGCCGACGGCGACGACGCCCCCGAACGCGAATTGCGGGCCACCGTACTGGAAGTGGATAAACGGGTCCCGTCGTCGGTGCGAATCGAGGAGGTGCGCGGTGAGTAA
- a CDS encoding DNA polymerase domain-containing protein has product MASRSPAEELDVDGVPVRMSNPDKIYFPELGENGGRKRDLVGYYRTMALGPDGSDGPIMRALRDRPTFLQRFPDGVEGDEIYQKHIAKKRPEHVQSTRIVFPSGRTGDAIKPTVPADVVWGANLGTVTFHSWPTVDPDNDHPDQLRIDLDPQPGTTFDDVRRVALDGLRPLLEELGFTGFPKTSGGRGVHVFVPIEPKWDFIATRRAVIALARELERRDPDSVTTSWWKEERGERIFIDFNQNARDRTMASPYSVRRSAIGRVSTPVTWEELADVDPDDCTMTTVPTMISDRGDPWADIAKHRKGIERLLEMVQADDANGLGDMPYPPSYPKMPGEPPRVQPSKKVAEHWDEKGNRVEGA; this is encoded by the coding sequence ATGGCATCGCGTTCTCCCGCAGAGGAACTCGACGTCGACGGCGTACCCGTCCGGATGAGCAACCCGGACAAGATCTACTTTCCCGAACTCGGTGAGAACGGCGGGCGGAAAAGGGATCTCGTCGGCTACTACCGAACCATGGCACTCGGTCCGGACGGCAGTGACGGGCCCATCATGCGGGCCTTGCGGGACCGTCCGACCTTTCTGCAACGTTTCCCCGACGGCGTCGAGGGCGACGAGATCTATCAGAAGCACATCGCCAAGAAGCGTCCCGAGCATGTACAGTCCACCCGAATCGTGTTCCCGTCCGGGCGAACCGGTGATGCGATCAAACCGACGGTCCCCGCCGACGTCGTCTGGGGCGCCAACCTCGGGACGGTGACCTTCCACTCGTGGCCCACCGTCGACCCCGACAACGACCATCCCGATCAACTGCGCATCGACCTCGACCCGCAGCCCGGAACCACCTTCGACGACGTGCGGCGAGTCGCGCTCGACGGGCTGCGTCCCCTGTTGGAGGAGTTGGGGTTCACCGGGTTTCCGAAGACGTCGGGCGGCCGCGGGGTGCATGTATTCGTGCCCATCGAACCGAAGTGGGACTTCATCGCCACGCGGCGGGCGGTGATCGCGCTGGCCCGTGAGCTGGAACGACGCGATCCGGATTCGGTGACCACATCATGGTGGAAAGAGGAACGCGGAGAACGCATTTTCATCGACTTCAACCAGAACGCTCGCGACCGGACGATGGCGTCGCCGTACTCGGTGCGACGCAGTGCCATCGGCCGGGTGTCGACACCGGTGACCTGGGAAGAACTCGCCGACGTCGACCCCGATGACTGCACCATGACCACGGTACCCACGATGATCTCCGACCGCGGCGATCCGTGGGCGGATATCGCCAAGCACCGCAAGGGAATCGAGCGGTTGCTCGAGATGGTGCAGGCCGACGACGCGAACGGCCTCGGTGATATGCCGTATCCGCCGAGCTACCCGAAGATGCCGGGTGAGCCGCCGCGGGTGCAGCCGAGCAAGAAGGTCGCCGAGCACTGGGACGAGAAGGGTAACCGCGTCGAGGGAGCGTGA
- the gluQRS gene encoding tRNA glutamyl-Q(34) synthetase GluQRS, with product MSATAPAGRFAPSPSGELHVGNLRTAVLAWLFARTTGRRFLLRMEDLDRTAVGADAGQIADLRALGIDWDPPVIYQTTRRESYRAIVEELRDEGRTFECFCTRREILEAPSAPHAPQGAYPGTCRDLTDAQRAERQASGRPPAIRIRADVTTFEVHDVLHGDYRGMVDDFVICRNDGTPAYNLAVVVDDAAESIDQVVRGDDLLSSAPRQAWLATVIGASPPTYAHVPMVLNADHVRLSKRDGAVTLADLAADGVSPTTVLSHIAHSLDLAARDEFVDLDLLARRFDPDALPREPWILTASEWASPGAG from the coding sequence ATGTCTGCCACCGCACCAGCCGGCCGTTTCGCGCCGTCGCCGTCGGGTGAACTGCACGTCGGCAACCTGCGTACCGCCGTGCTGGCCTGGCTGTTCGCCCGCACCACCGGACGCCGATTCCTGCTGCGCATGGAGGATCTGGACCGGACCGCGGTCGGCGCCGACGCGGGACAGATCGCCGACCTGCGGGCGCTGGGTATCGACTGGGACCCGCCCGTGATCTACCAGACGACGCGCCGCGAGAGCTACCGCGCCATCGTCGAGGAACTGCGCGACGAGGGACGCACCTTCGAATGCTTCTGCACACGCCGCGAGATCCTGGAAGCGCCGTCCGCGCCGCACGCCCCGCAGGGCGCCTACCCGGGCACGTGCCGCGATCTGACCGACGCCCAGCGGGCGGAACGCCAGGCGTCGGGCCGGCCGCCGGCGATCCGCATTCGGGCCGACGTCACCACCTTCGAGGTGCATGACGTGCTGCACGGCGATTACCGGGGCATGGTCGACGACTTCGTGATCTGCCGCAACGACGGCACGCCCGCCTACAACCTGGCCGTCGTCGTCGACGACGCCGCCGAATCGATCGACCAGGTGGTGCGCGGCGACGACCTGCTCTCGTCGGCACCCCGGCAGGCCTGGCTGGCCACCGTCATCGGCGCCTCCCCACCCACCTACGCCCACGTGCCGATGGTCCTCAACGCCGACCACGTCCGCCTGTCCAAACGCGACGGCGCCGTGACGCTCGCCGACCTCGCCGCCGACGGCGTCTCCCCCACGACCGTTCTGTCCCACATCGCCCACTCGCTGGATCTCGCCGCCCGCGACGAATTCGTGGACCTCGATCTCCTGGCCCGACGGTTCGACCCCGACGCGTTGCCCCGCGAACCGTGGATTCTCACGGCCTCCGAGTGGGCTTCGCCAGGTGCCGGCTGA
- a CDS encoding calcium/sodium antiporter, with amino-acid sequence MTEYVLVVAGLAGLILGAELLVRGGSAIATRLGVSPLLVGLTVVSIGTSLPELAVGIDATLNDAGPLAVGNIAGTNIVNILLILGLSAALVPLALRPQTVRFDLPVMVISALLLLILCANGTLSRYDGLALVAIAVAYTVWSIRQELVTRDTLPLENHTAQDAGSMWWRGAQLVAGIGVVVIGAEWLVDGSVQVATDLGVSEAFIGLTIIAIGTSAPELATTVMSTIRGDRDLAIGNLIGSSVYNVTFILGATALVRPLEVTDELIRIDIPLMAAVALLCIPVFITGRKVTRAEGVGFVLVYCVYLGLLIAFRT; translated from the coding sequence ATGACCGAGTACGTGCTCGTGGTCGCCGGCCTGGCCGGACTCATCCTCGGCGCCGAACTCCTCGTGCGCGGTGGCTCGGCCATCGCCACCCGGCTCGGTGTCTCGCCGCTGCTCGTGGGGCTGACCGTGGTGTCGATCGGTACGAGCCTGCCCGAACTCGCGGTCGGCATCGACGCCACCCTCAACGACGCGGGGCCGCTTGCGGTGGGCAACATCGCCGGCACCAACATCGTGAACATCCTGCTGATCCTGGGCCTCTCAGCCGCGCTGGTTCCGCTGGCGCTGCGCCCGCAGACCGTACGCTTCGACCTGCCCGTCATGGTGATCAGCGCGCTACTGCTCCTGATCCTGTGCGCCAACGGAACGCTGTCCCGGTACGACGGCCTGGCGCTGGTCGCGATCGCCGTCGCCTACACCGTGTGGTCGATTCGCCAGGAACTCGTCACCCGCGACACCCTGCCGCTCGAGAACCACACCGCCCAGGACGCAGGTTCGATGTGGTGGCGCGGTGCGCAGCTGGTCGCCGGGATCGGGGTTGTGGTCATCGGCGCCGAATGGCTCGTCGACGGGTCGGTGCAGGTGGCCACCGACCTCGGTGTCAGCGAAGCGTTCATCGGTCTCACCATCATCGCGATCGGCACGTCCGCACCCGAATTGGCCACCACCGTCATGTCGACGATCCGCGGCGACCGTGATCTCGCGATCGGCAACCTCATCGGCTCCAGCGTCTACAACGTCACCTTCATCCTCGGCGCCACGGCGCTGGTCCGGCCGCTCGAGGTGACCGACGAGCTCATCCGCATCGACATCCCGCTGATGGCAGCCGTTGCGCTGCTGTGCATCCCGGTGTTCATCACCGGCCGAAAGGTGACGCGCGCCGAAGGCGTCGGCTTCGTCCTCGTCTACTGCGTGTATCTCGGATTACTCATCGCATTCCGGACGTGA